In the genome of Plasmodium falciparum 3D7 genome assembly, chromosome: 2, one region contains:
- a CDS encoding protein transport protein SEC31 gives MALKSINISGNFEWCPFEEYKNYLLCFNSHNLLYSNNNSLNNYIYLLDINLNSEIRNLEIVNKYNFEDALKYDNDVIKGGNKKNNKNNKNNHNNNSVNEYVTCFEWMNSNNFVDINNNEELSKGIIVGGLTNGDIVLLNAKNLFETNRNYDNFILSKTNIHDNGINCLEYNRHKNNLIATGGNDGQLFITDIENLYSPTSYDPYLDKNNLQKITCLNWNKKVSHILATSSNNGNTVIWDLKIKKSAVSFRDPHSRTKTSSLSWLSNQPTQVLISYDDDKNPCLQLWDLRNSNYPIKEIIGHSKGINNICFSPIDTNLLLSSGKDVTKCWYLDNNNFDIFNEINNSANNIYSKWSPYIPDLFASSTNMDTIQINSINNGNKMTSKYIPTFYKKEAGICIGFGGKICTFDNSTNNMSNVNNMNNVNNMNNINSFNNDNSCDGEYDSNKGKNKSTQKKFLIKYHIYPTDMELISEADNFEKYITSGNYKEFCESKINKCDDDHEKLTWQILQLLCTSQRGDIVKYLGHDINNIVDKIMQTIGKQPGFIFKTLIDEKENNNNNNNNNSTNQMYQNDVLLHNDPNLMNNYLLKDNMNPNIMLNNNNNNINNRTGTNVMYSNGQNLLGDTNHNEENFNGNFDIDPEKFFRELGEKTENEKIKQNEEDISGNDEHLLNSSIKGKENKTKNKKSGLGTDDNNDNGDHNKNEGSNINGEHVSEHILNEKNNTNNWNLGIEAIIKECVLIGNIETAVELCLHKNRMADALLLSSFGGEQLWHKTKTIYIKKQNDNFLKNINYVLDDKLENLINNVDLNSWEEALSILCTYAINNPNFNSLCEMLAKRLQNEKFDIRAASICYLCACNFSETVEIWNNMPSKKTSLLNVLQDIVEKMTILKMIIKYENFNSIMNQKISQYAELLANSGRLKAAMTFLCLIQHDQSIESLILRDRIYNSANHVLCQQIKPPISPFQIVDIKPSPNVYQNNMYNNNNNNNNININSSSNNNNNNNNNKVLSSMHHPMQQFNQCNVNKMYTSTSNIINNNTMNSNFKSVIPPPLPMNTQMNNSTSSIQPPPSVPPTKFHTQIINNTMNSRSSIATTTKNYPTSNLNSVIPTSMNNMNTNISHGNNVTPPYMSQTNVAVPNMNNNNNNNNTMNPTYPSLPKFPNYNLNSQVQQNSIIPEKQLTSPMFSSNSYGNINKTHTTNNAVPPPPNVTSSVVTPPMPSNQLNNTRSSFADIQNVVSPPRNKNQSISSTANLNYQHDNQFNKRECMEQPVYPMTNQSSMFSMNNTMQKKNVPGGFQDNTSQMNYGMQPTGSPPPSSLSTTSPIAGALTVTPGMPVPWPIPTTTQQLGSTTQSTANENKKIQTATKEQNGVLMNRNHIENIKKTISNLLNIYTSQESVKKKADDVSSKVYELFEKLDCGAFNEQINDSLLNLVNCINANDFKTTNKIIVDLSRNLWDGSNKAWIMGVKHIIPKC, from the exons ATGGCTTTGAAAAGTATTAACATAAGTGGAAACTTTGAGTGGTGCCCATTTGAAGAATACAAGAATTATTTGTTATGTTTCAACTCACACAATTTGTTAtattctaataataatagtttgaataattatatatatttattggaTATAAATTTGAATAGTGAGATAAGAAATTTGGAGATAGTAAATAAGTATAATTTCGAAGATGCcttaaaatatgataatgatgTAATAAAAGgaggaaataaaaagaataataaaaataataaaaataaccataataataatagtgtgAATGAATATGTAACATGTTTTGAATGGATgaatagtaataattttgtagatataaataataatgaagaattaaGTAAAGGTATTATTGTTGGTGGTTTGACAAATGGTgatattgttttattaaatgCAAAGAATTTATTTGAAACCAATagaaattatgataattttattttaagtaAAACAAATATTCATGATAATGGTATAAATTGTTTAGAATATAATagacataaaaataatttaattgcCACTGGTGGTAATGATGGTCAATTATTTATTACGGATATAGAAAATTTATATTCCCCAACATCTTATGATCCTTAtctagataaaaataatttacaaaaaattacATGTTTGAATTGGAACAAAAAAGTTTCTCATATTTTAGCTACATCATCTAATAATGGAAATACGGTTATCTGggatttaaaaataaaaaagtcaGCTGTTAGTTTTAGAGATCCTCATAGCAGAACAAAAACATCTTCTTTATCATGGTTATCTAATCAACCTACACAAGTTCTAATTtcatatgatgatgataaaaatccTTGTTTACAATTGTGGGATCTAAGAAATTCAAATTATCCAATTAAGGAAATAATTGGACATTCTAaaggtataaataatatatgcttTAGTCCTATAGATacgaatttattattatcttcaggAAAAGATGTTACCAAATGTTGGTAcctagataataataattttgatatatttaatgaaatCAATAACTCAGCAAATAATATTTACTCCAAGTGGTCTCCATATATACCTGATTTATTTGCATCTTCGACAAATATGGATACCATACAAATTAATTCTATAAATAATGGTAATAAAATGACGAGTAAATATATACCCACCTTTTATAAGAAAGAAGCAGGTATATGTATAGGTTTTGGAGGAAAAATATGTACCTTTGATAATAGCACGAATAACATGAGCAATGTAAATAACATGAACAATGTGAATAACATGAACAACATTAACAGctttaataatgataactcATGTGATGGAGAATACGATTCAaacaaaggaaaaaataaaagtacacaaaaaaaattcctaataaaatatcatatatatccaaCAGATATGGAGCTTATATCAGAAGCAGATAATTTTGAAAAGTACATTACAAGTGGaaattataaagaattttGTGAATCTAAAATTAACAAATGTGATGATGATCATGAGAAACTTACATGGCAaatattacaattattatgtaCATCTCAAAGAGGTGATATAGTAAAATATCTAGGTcatgatattaataatattgtgGATAAAATTATGCAAACTATTGGTAAACAACCtggatttatttttaaaactttAATCgacgaaaaagaaaataataataataataataataataattcgaCAAATCAAATGTACCAGAATGATGTATTATTACATAACGATCCAAATCttatgaataattatttattaaaagataatatgAATCCAAATATAATGTtgaacaacaataataataatattaataatagaaCAGGCACAAATGTAATGTATAGTAATGGACAGAATCTTTTGGGAGACACAAAccataatgaagaaaattttAATGGGAATTTTGATATAGATCCTGAGAAATTTTTTAGAGAATTAGGTGAGAAAAcagaaaatgaaaagataaaacaaaatgagGAAGACATATCAGGAAATGATGAACACTTGTTAAATTCGTCCattaaaggaaaagaaaataaaacaaagaataaaaaaagtggACTAGGAacagatgataataatgataatggtgatcataataaaaatgaaggtAGTAATATTAATGGAGAACATGTTTCTgaacatattttaaatgaaaaaaataatacgaATAATTGGAATTTAGGTATTGAAGCAATTATAAAAGAATGTGTATTAATAGGTAATATTGAAACAGCTGTTGAATTAtgtttacataaaaatagaatGGCTGAtgctttattattatcttcatttgGTGGGGAACAATTGTGgcataaaacaaaaacaatatatataaaaaagcaaaatgacaattttttaaaaaatattaattatgtatTGGATGATAAGCtagaaaatttaataaataatgttgATTTAAATTCATGGGAAGAAgctttatctatattatgtacatatgCAATAAATAACCCAAATTTTAATTCATTATGTGAAATGTTAGCAAAAAGattacaaaatgaaaaatttgaTATTCGTGCAGCAtctatatgttatttatgtGCTTGTAACTTTTCAGAAACCGTGGAAATTTGGAATAATATGCCATCGAAAAAAACATCCTTATTAAATGTATTACAAGATATTGTTGAGAAAATGACTATATtgaaaatgattataaaataCGAAAATTTTAATTCTATTATGAATCAAAAAATTAGTCAATATGCTGAATTATTGGCTAATTCTGGTAGGTTAAAAGCAGCCATGacttttttatgtttaataCAACATGATCAAAGTATAGAAAGTTTAATATTAAGAGatcgtatatataatagtgcAAATCATGTATTGTGTCAACAAATTAAACCACCTATATCACCATTCCAAATAGTTGATATAAAGCCATCACCAAATGtgtatcaaaataatatgtataataataataataataataataatattaatattaatagtagtagtaataataataataataataataataacaaggTTTTATCGTCCATGCATCATCCAATGCAACAATTCAATCAATGTAATGTAAACAAAATGTATACATCAAcaagtaatattattaataataatacgaTGAATTCCAATTTTAAAAGTGTCATACCTCCACCGTTACCTATGAATACACAAATGAATAATTCCACATCTTCCATACAACCACCACCTTCAGTACCACCAACCAAATTTCATACACAAATTATTAACAATACAATGAATAGTAGATCATCCATCGCAACTACTACAAAGAATTATCCAACATCTAATCTTAATTCAGTAATACCAACAtcaatgaataatatgaatacaaACATATCACATGGAAATAATGTAACTCCTCCATATATGTCCCAAACAAATGTAGCCGTACCAaacatgaataataataataataataataataccatGAATCCGACATATCCATCTTTACCAAAATTTcctaattataatttaaattcaCAAGTACAACAAAACTCCATAATTCCTGAAAAACAACTAACATCGCCAATGTTTTCTTCGAATTCAtatggaaatataaataagacaCATACTACTAATAATGCTGTGCCACCCCCACCAAATGTTACCTCTTCTGTGGTTACACCTCCTATGCCATCCAACCAATTAAATAATACTAGATCCAGTTTTGCAGATATTCAAAATGTTGTATCTCCACcaagaaataaaaatcaatCCATATCTTCAACGGCAAATTTGAATTATCAACATGATAATCAATTTAACAAAAGAGAATGTATGGAACAACCAGTATATCCTATGACTAACCAGTCATCTATGTTTTCGATGAACAATACTATGCAGAAAAAAAACGTTCCTGGTGGATTCCAGGACAATACTAGCCAAATGAATTATGGCATGCAACCAACTGGTTCCCCCCCTCCATCaa gTCTCAGTACAACATCCCCTATAGCAGGCGCTTTGACGGTGACACCGGGAATGCCCGTTCCTTGGCCAATTCCAACGACAACGCAACAG cTGGGATCAACCACCCAATCTACAGCCaacgaaaataaaaaaatacagacAGCCACCAAAGAACAAAACGGAGTGTTAATGAATAGAAACCATATTGAAAATATCAAGAAAACCATAAgcaatttattaaatatttatacgaGTCAAGAATCTGTAAAGAAAAAAGCTGATGATGTGTCTTCAAAGGTATACGAgttatttgaaaaattagATTGTGGTGCCTTcaatgaacaaataaatgataGTCTGTTAAATTTGGTTAATTGTATAAATGCTAATGATTTTAAAACAACcaataaaataatagtagATCTAAGTAGAAACTTGTGGGACGGCAGCAATAAAGCAtg gatTATGGGagtaaaacatataataccCAAATGTTAA